One genomic window of Providencia hangzhouensis includes the following:
- the motB gene encoding flagellar motor protein MotB, whose protein sequence is MAANTPHVIRVKKRSSHHQNGHGGSWKIAYADFMTAMMAFFLVMWLISISSPQELTQIAEYFRTPLSTAINPGSKSGDATNPIPGGGKDPIFRDGDVMPEPNNIIDGNANYRFEKLKESLEQAILKDPRLNELKPHLLIDMINDGLRIQIVDSENRPMFKVGSATVEPYMRDILRAIAPLLNDVPNRISISGHTDDLAYANGANYSNWELSSDRANASRRELIRGGMDENKVLRVVGMASAIHLDKEDGFAPINRRISIIVLNDEETKQILREYDGAKPINDVLNKPQKPMQETAVGVVAAVKIP, encoded by the coding sequence ATGGCAGCCAATACACCTCATGTTATTCGGGTTAAAAAGCGCAGTTCACATCATCAAAACGGACACGGCGGTTCATGGAAAATTGCTTATGCCGATTTTATGACGGCGATGATGGCGTTTTTTTTAGTGATGTGGCTGATCTCAATTTCAAGTCCTCAAGAATTAACACAAATTGCTGAGTATTTCCGTACTCCCTTGAGTACAGCTATCAACCCGGGAAGTAAAAGTGGTGATGCCACAAACCCTATTCCTGGTGGGGGTAAAGACCCGATTTTCCGTGATGGGGATGTGATGCCGGAACCCAATAATATTATTGATGGAAATGCAAACTATCGTTTTGAAAAATTAAAAGAGTCCCTTGAGCAGGCCATTTTAAAAGACCCCCGTTTGAATGAATTAAAGCCACATTTATTGATTGATATGATTAATGATGGGCTACGCATTCAAATTGTTGATAGTGAAAATCGCCCAATGTTTAAAGTCGGTTCGGCAACGGTTGAACCGTATATGCGCGATATTTTGCGTGCAATAGCACCACTTCTTAATGATGTTCCTAATCGAATTAGTATCTCCGGTCATACTGATGATCTCGCTTATGCCAACGGCGCCAATTACAGCAACTGGGAGCTTTCATCAGATCGTGCAAATGCTTCGCGCCGTGAATTGATTCGCGGTGGAATGGATGAAAATAAAGTATTACGCGTGGTTGGGATGGCTTCAGCCATTCATTTAGACAAAGAAGATGGTTTTGCCCCGATCAACCGCCGGATAAGTATCATTGTGTTAAATGATGAAGAAACCAAACAAATTCTCCGCGAATACGATGGCGCCAAGCCGATCAATGATGTGCTGAATAAACCGCAAAAACCCATGCAAGAAACGGCTGTGGGTGTTGTCGCTGCGGTGAAAATACCGTGA
- the putP gene encoding sodium/proline symporter PutP, giving the protein MTVSTPMIIMFVVYITGMLLIGYMAYRSTKNFDDYILGGRSLGSVVTALSAGASDMSGWLLMGLPGAIFLAGISESWIAIGLSLGAYLNWLFVAGRLRVQTEKNNNALTLPDYFTSRFEDNSKILRIISAVVILVFFTIYCASGVVAGGLLFESTFNMSYEKAMWLGALATIAYTFLGGFLAVSWTDTVQASLMIFALILTPIVVILSLGGIDTSIEVIKAKNPEYLDMFKDMNIIAILSLLGWGLGYFGQPHILARFMAADSARTIRSARRISMTWMVLCLGGTIAVGFFGIAYFENNPALAGSVMQNNERIFMELTGILFNPWIAGILLSAILAAVMSTLSCQLLVCASALTEDLYKPFIRKSASQKELVWVGRFMVLLVAAIAIYIARDPNNKVLALVSNAWAGFGAAFGPVVLISVMWKRMTRTGALAGMIVGAVTVLVWIKYKWFDLYEIIPGFLLATIAIVVVSLMTKAPSAAAQARFDEAEAEYKAS; this is encoded by the coding sequence ATGACTGTAAGCACTCCGATGATCATTATGTTCGTCGTATACATTACTGGCATGTTATTAATTGGCTATATGGCCTATCGCTCAACGAAAAACTTTGACGATTATATTCTGGGTGGAAGAAGTTTAGGCAGTGTTGTAACTGCATTGTCTGCTGGTGCTTCAGATATGAGCGGTTGGTTACTCATGGGGTTGCCAGGTGCGATTTTCTTGGCCGGGATTTCTGAAAGTTGGATTGCTATCGGTTTGAGTCTCGGTGCATATCTTAACTGGTTATTTGTTGCTGGGCGTTTACGTGTCCAAACAGAAAAAAATAATAATGCGTTAACATTGCCAGACTACTTTACTAGCCGTTTTGAAGATAACAGTAAGATTTTACGTATAATTTCTGCTGTTGTGATTTTAGTTTTCTTTACGATTTATTGTGCATCAGGTGTGGTCGCTGGTGGTTTGTTATTTGAAAGCACATTTAATATGAGTTATGAGAAAGCGATGTGGTTAGGGGCATTAGCGACTATTGCTTACACCTTTTTAGGTGGCTTTTTAGCCGTAAGTTGGACCGATACTGTTCAAGCTTCATTAATGATCTTCGCATTGATTCTTACACCTATTGTTGTAATCCTTTCTTTAGGGGGAATAGATACCTCTATTGAAGTGATCAAGGCTAAGAATCCTGAATATCTTGATATGTTTAAAGACATGAATATCATCGCAATTCTGTCATTATTAGGTTGGGGATTAGGCTATTTTGGTCAACCCCATATCTTAGCGCGTTTTATGGCGGCGGACTCTGCTCGTACTATTCGTTCTGCTCGACGTATTAGTATGACATGGATGGTGTTATGTTTAGGCGGAACGATTGCGGTCGGTTTCTTTGGTATCGCTTATTTTGAAAATAACCCGGCTTTAGCGGGTTCGGTAATGCAAAATAATGAGCGTATATTCATGGAACTAACGGGAATTTTGTTTAATCCATGGATCGCCGGTATTTTATTGTCAGCTATATTAGCAGCGGTAATGAGTACGCTAAGTTGCCAATTACTAGTTTGTGCGAGTGCGCTAACGGAAGATTTATATAAGCCTTTTATCCGTAAAAGTGCCAGCCAAAAAGAGTTAGTTTGGGTAGGGCGTTTTATGGTGTTATTGGTCGCTGCAATTGCCATTTACATTGCTCGTGACCCAAATAATAAAGTTTTGGCTTTAGTGAGTAATGCATGGGCGGGCTTTGGCGCTGCATTTGGTCCTGTTGTTTTAATTTCTGTAATGTGGAAACGAATGACGCGTACAGGTGCACTTGCAGGAATGATAGTCGGTGCTGTGACAGTATTAGTTTGGATAAAATACAAATGGTTTGATTTGTATGAAATCATCCCAGGTTTCTTATTAGCAACAATCGCTATTGTTGTTGTGAGTTTAATGACTAAAGCACCAAGTGCAGCAGCTCAAGCTCGTTTTGATGAGGCTGAGGCAGAATATAAAGCAAGCTAA
- the flhC gene encoding flagellar transcriptional regulator FlhC: MSTAAEKSIVQEANDIRLAMELISLGARLQMLESETQISRGRLVRLYKELRGSPPPKGMLPFSTDWFMTWEQNIHSSMFYNAYQFLLKSGQCRGVDAILKAYRLYLEQCIPEPGEEPLLALTRAWTLVRFVESGMLQSSQCSCCHGSFITYAHIPENSFTCSLCQPPSRAIKKRKLSEHLADITVYRQDGITKAVM, encoded by the coding sequence ATGAGTACCGCAGCTGAAAAAAGTATAGTCCAAGAAGCGAATGACATTCGACTAGCCATGGAATTGATCTCTTTGGGCGCTCGCCTTCAAATGTTAGAAAGTGAAACGCAAATCAGTCGCGGTCGTTTAGTTCGTTTATACAAAGAGCTAAGAGGTAGCCCTCCACCGAAAGGGATGTTACCTTTTTCTACAGATTGGTTTATGACATGGGAACAGAATATTCATTCATCCATGTTCTATAATGCTTATCAATTTTTACTGAAAAGCGGCCAATGTCGTGGTGTTGACGCTATATTAAAAGCCTATAGGTTATACCTTGAACAGTGTATTCCAGAACCCGGCGAAGAACCTTTGTTGGCTTTAACACGTGCTTGGACGCTAGTCCGTTTTGTGGAAAGTGGCATGTTACAAAGTTCACAATGTAGTTGTTGCCATGGCTCTTTTATTACTTACGCACATATTCCTGAAAATAGCTTCACTTGTAGTTTATGCCAACCGCCATCACGCGCAATAAAAAAACGTAAACTTTCCGAACATCTAGCCGATATTACGGTATATCGACAGGATGGCATTACTAAAGCGGTAATGTAA
- a CDS encoding acetyltransferase: MKKNHLILNIKSVGQPYWPTLKLILSSLIVFNFYLNLVDKSKYSLLITVFDLTLIPMFVFIVAFITKNTTWKELKSHLLPALIIYFTFQTIDMVSLYFTGELTLKKYLFSPQYGVWFFLATPIWQAVFLLLPESFKSNKFNLSAILITSLIISLITKTYLISISSFFSIILYFPFFVIAYFIHNQNIFSLRKKPIITIFCIAFLAITFLNYRNNFYEIIFGAIKTNLILNSFIIYIFDFVISLILGSIIIYFALSTQKYAKISNNALGVYLIHPIICFVILQILSFLDIELNLLLIIAFTLSTITIALLLASNSIIHWFIEPVLRFNKLKE; encoded by the coding sequence ATGAAAAAAAATCACTTAATCTTGAATATAAAAAGCGTTGGCCAACCATATTGGCCAACACTAAAATTAATATTAAGTTCATTAATTGTTTTTAATTTTTATTTAAATTTAGTTGATAAAAGCAAATATTCGTTGCTTATTACTGTTTTTGACTTAACATTAATTCCTATGTTTGTATTTATAGTCGCATTTATAACAAAAAATACAACATGGAAAGAGTTAAAATCTCACCTTCTTCCTGCCCTTATAATTTATTTTACGTTTCAAACAATCGACATGGTTTCACTTTACTTCACCGGTGAGTTAACTTTAAAAAAATACTTGTTTTCTCCTCAGTACGGGGTTTGGTTCTTTTTAGCAACACCTATATGGCAAGCTGTTTTTTTATTATTACCAGAGAGCTTTAAATCAAACAAATTTAACCTATCTGCAATCTTAATTACATCACTAATAATATCCCTTATAACAAAGACTTACCTAATATCGATTTCTAGCTTTTTTTCAATTATTTTATATTTCCCATTTTTTGTTATTGCTTATTTTATTCATAATCAAAATATATTTTCGTTAAGGAAAAAGCCTATTATCACTATTTTTTGTATAGCATTTTTAGCGATTACCTTTCTTAATTATCGAAACAATTTTTATGAGATAATTTTCGGTGCAATCAAGACTAATTTAATTCTCAACTCATTCATTATCTATATTTTCGATTTTGTAATAAGCCTAATACTAGGTTCGATTATTATTTACTTTGCTTTATCAACTCAAAAATATGCAAAAATATCAAATAATGCTTTAGGTGTTTATTTAATCCATCCAATTATTTGTTTTGTAATATTACAAATATTAAGTTTTTTAGATATAGAACTAAATTTATTATTAATAATAGCATTTACTCTATCTACAATTACAATTGCACTTTTACTAGCATCAAACTCAATTATTCATTGGTTTATTGAACCAGTATTGAGATTTAATAAATTGAAAGAATAG
- the cycA gene encoding D-serine/D-alanine/glycine transporter, translating to MEENANSLSTQPNADRNQLKRSLSNRHIQLIAIGGAIGTGLFMGSGKTISLAGPSIIFVYMIIGFVLFFVMRAMGELLLSNLNYKSFSDFSADLIGPWAGFFVGWTYWFCWVITGIADIIAITSYVSFWVPDFPEWVTSFICVVTLLTLNLVSVRLFGELEFWFAMIKIVAIVALIAVGGTLIAMNFQSPTGHTASLSNIWNDGGMFPMGISGFFAGFQIAIFAFVGIELVGTAAAETRDPEKSLPKAINAIPIRIIAFYVLSLIVIMAVTPWRTILADKSPFVEMFVLISLPAAASIVNFVVLTSAASSANSGVFSTSRMLFGLSKEGDAPKQFSQLSKKAVPATGLIFTCICLSFGIVLIYFIPDIMHAFTLVTTVSAILFMFIWSMILYSYLNFRKKRPEMHKASHYKMPAGIVMSWLSLAFFAFMVVLLAFQHDTRQALIATPVWFILLFIGYQFAKRRKNQ from the coding sequence ATGGAAGAAAATGCGAATTCACTATCAACACAACCCAATGCTGATCGTAATCAGCTAAAACGCAGCCTTAGTAACCGCCATATACAACTTATTGCGATTGGTGGAGCAATTGGAACAGGCTTATTTATGGGGTCTGGCAAAACCATTTCACTCGCAGGCCCATCGATTATCTTTGTGTATATGATAATTGGTTTTGTGCTATTTTTTGTGATGCGCGCAATGGGTGAACTGCTACTTTCTAATCTGAACTACAAATCATTCAGTGATTTTTCTGCTGACCTTATCGGTCCATGGGCAGGTTTTTTTGTCGGTTGGACGTACTGGTTCTGCTGGGTCATCACCGGTATTGCCGATATCATTGCCATTACATCCTATGTGAGCTTTTGGGTGCCTGATTTTCCTGAATGGGTAACCTCATTTATTTGCGTGGTCACCTTATTAACGCTTAACCTAGTTTCTGTCAGGCTTTTCGGTGAGCTCGAATTTTGGTTCGCTATGATAAAAATTGTTGCCATTGTGGCTCTCATTGCAGTAGGTGGCACATTAATTGCCATGAATTTCCAATCCCCTACGGGTCACACGGCATCTTTAAGTAACATTTGGAATGATGGCGGAATGTTCCCTATGGGGATCAGTGGTTTCTTTGCTGGCTTTCAAATTGCTATTTTTGCGTTTGTGGGAATTGAATTGGTGGGTACGGCAGCAGCAGAAACACGCGATCCAGAAAAATCTTTGCCAAAAGCTATCAACGCGATCCCTATCCGGATTATTGCATTTTATGTCCTATCTTTAATTGTCATTATGGCTGTTACACCTTGGCGAACCATATTGGCCGATAAAAGCCCATTTGTAGAGATGTTTGTCTTGATAAGCCTACCCGCAGCGGCAAGCATTGTTAACTTTGTGGTGCTAACTTCCGCAGCCTCTTCCGCAAATAGTGGTGTATTTTCCACCAGTCGAATGCTTTTTGGGCTTTCAAAAGAAGGGGATGCGCCAAAGCAGTTCAGCCAATTATCGAAAAAAGCCGTGCCGGCTACTGGGCTAATTTTTACTTGTATCTGCCTCAGCTTTGGTATTGTTCTGATCTATTTTATTCCTGATATTATGCATGCATTTACGCTAGTCACCACCGTATCTGCTATTCTCTTTATGTTTATTTGGAGCATGATTTTATATAGCTATTTAAATTTCCGTAAAAAACGCCCTGAAATGCACAAAGCATCTCATTACAAAATGCCTGCTGGAATTGTGATGTCATGGTTAAGCCTCGCTTTTTTCGCTTTTATGGTCGTGCTATTGGCATTCCAGCACGATACAAGACAAGCCTTAATTGCCACACCAGTTTGGTTTATTTTACTATTCATTGGTTACCAGTTCGCTAAGCGCAGAAAGAACCAATAA
- the cheW gene encoding chemotaxis protein CheW yields MSMLDDDLNKHEEEKNGEGYLIFTLGEEEYGIEILKVQEIRGYEQVTRIANTPDFIKGVTNLRGVIIPIIDLRVKFSHENVVYNDNTVVIVVNLKDRVVGIVVDGVSDVLVLNEEQIAPPPDFAVTLSTQYLTGLGTLNDRMLILVDIEKLLTSDEMALIDSMAE; encoded by the coding sequence ATGTCTATGTTAGATGATGATTTAAATAAACACGAAGAAGAAAAAAACGGCGAAGGCTACCTCATTTTTACCTTGGGTGAAGAAGAGTATGGCATTGAAATCTTAAAAGTGCAGGAAATTCGTGGCTATGAACAAGTGACTCGTATCGCGAATACCCCTGATTTTATCAAAGGTGTGACTAATTTACGTGGAGTCATCATTCCAATTATTGATTTACGGGTGAAGTTTTCCCATGAAAACGTAGTGTATAACGATAACACGGTCGTTATTGTGGTGAATTTAAAAGATCGCGTTGTCGGTATTGTCGTCGATGGGGTTTCGGATGTGCTGGTCTTGAATGAAGAGCAAATTGCGCCACCACCTGATTTTGCGGTGACATTATCGACCCAATATCTGACAGGGCTCGGAACATTAAATGACCGTATGTTGATTTTAGTCGATATCGAAAAATTATTAACTAGCGATGAAATGGCGCTGATTGACAGCATGGCTGAGTAA
- the motA gene encoding flagellar motor stator protein MotA yields MLILIGYIIVTVAVIGGYIMVGGHLGALYQPAEFVIILGAGLGAFVVGNSGKSIVALCKVLPKLFRRSSYNKTMSMDLMALLFQLLNKSRQQGLLALEKDIDNPSESEIFSQYPRILKDESTMMFIVDYLRLMVSSNLQSHEIEALMDEELETFRQENEVPASGLNMVGDSMPAFGIVAAVLGVVNALGSADRPAGELGALIAHAMVGTFLGILVAYGFILPLAALIRLRSSEQLKMMECIKVTFLSALQGYAPQIAVEFGRKVLYSADRPSFVELEDKVREVKVGARSQETTEE; encoded by the coding sequence GTGTTAATACTCATCGGGTATATCATTGTTACAGTTGCGGTTATTGGCGGATATATAATGGTCGGCGGCCATTTAGGTGCGCTTTATCAACCCGCTGAATTTGTCATTATTTTAGGGGCAGGTTTAGGTGCTTTTGTTGTTGGTAACAGTGGCAAATCCATCGTCGCCTTGTGCAAAGTATTACCAAAACTCTTTCGTCGTTCCTCTTACAATAAAACAATGTCAATGGATTTAATGGCATTGTTATTTCAATTACTTAATAAATCGCGCCAACAAGGGTTACTTGCACTTGAGAAAGATATTGACAATCCAAGTGAAAGTGAAATTTTCTCCCAATATCCCCGTATTTTAAAAGATGAGTCCACCATGATGTTCATTGTGGACTATTTACGTCTGATGGTGAGTAGTAACTTACAAAGTCATGAAATTGAAGCATTAATGGATGAAGAATTAGAAACTTTTCGTCAAGAAAATGAAGTACCTGCTTCGGGGCTAAACATGGTCGGTGACTCTATGCCTGCATTTGGGATTGTTGCGGCCGTTTTGGGTGTCGTGAATGCCTTGGGCTCAGCAGACCGTCCCGCAGGTGAACTTGGTGCTTTAATTGCTCATGCAATGGTTGGTACATTTCTAGGTATTTTAGTGGCTTATGGCTTTATTTTGCCTTTAGCTGCGCTGATTAGGTTGCGCAGTAGTGAGCAATTGAAAATGATGGAATGTATTAAAGTGACTTTCCTCTCTGCATTGCAAGGGTATGCTCCTCAAATTGCGGTTGAATTTGGCCGTAAGGTGTTATACAGCGCAGATAGACCTTCATTTGTCGAACTTGAAGATAAAGTTCGAGAAGTGAAAGTAGGTGCTCGCTCACAAGAAACAACTGAGGAGTAA
- the flhD gene encoding flagellar transcriptional regulator FlhD, protein MSSTTDFLKHIYDINLSYLLLAQKLISQEKASAMFRLGISDAMATTLADLTLPQLVKLAETNQLICQFRFDNSETIEKLTRDSRVDELQQIHTGILLSTRLLQTHNEGDTEIARKR, encoded by the coding sequence ATGAGCTCGACGACAGATTTTCTGAAGCATATATACGATATTAACCTCTCATATTTGCTATTAGCCCAAAAACTCATCTCTCAAGAGAAAGCCTCTGCGATGTTTCGTCTAGGTATCTCTGATGCAATGGCAACTACTTTAGCAGACCTTACACTCCCTCAATTAGTCAAATTAGCAGAGACAAACCAGCTAATCTGCCAGTTTAGATTTGATAATAGTGAAACAATTGAAAAACTAACTCGTGATTCAAGAGTTGATGAATTACAACAAATTCATACAGGTATCTTACTTTCGACCCGATTATTGCAAACGCATAATGAGGGCGACACTGAAATAGCGAGAAAAAGATGA
- the cheA gene encoding chemotaxis protein CheA, whose translation MDITEFYQTFFDEADELLRDMEQHLLELDPFDPDSEQLNAIFRSAHSIKGGAATFGFTQLQNTTHTLENLLDKARHDELTLTPDIIDVFLDAKDVMASQLDAYKNDSLPDEDAFKRICEVLSRVENRAEEVAETATAIAETKVEDAVVEDTPAEQGEYSHYFMISLNQLKENEVDLLADELSLFGHLYHTEKTANSLQAWVGTNTDIDDISGVLCFVVDESQISHEVISFADCLAFSKEETLLNDDKVAVNESTEPQVDTPQSSAKPAAPTTAKKTAIAKPKGDSSSIRVAVEKVDQLINLVGELVIIQSMLTQHSQHVDQNEYSDLLSSIVQLERNSRALQESVMSIRMMPMDYVFSRFPRMVRDIASKLGKKIELKVEGSSTELDKSLIERIVDPLNHLVRNSLDHGIEKPEVRVANGKPEAGTLTLAAAHQSGNICIEVRDDGAGLNRERILAKAKSQGMNVHDGMSNDEVAMLIMAPGFSTAEVVTDVSGRGVGMDVVKRNIQDMGGRIQIGFTEGKGTIIRILLPLTLAILDGMSVKVAEDVFIVPLSAIISTLQPRQEDIYRLAGEEKMLLVRGEYLPLVELHQVFSIEEAERNLDNSIVLIIQNAGHRFALLVDKLVGQQQVVVKNIESNYRKIPGISAATIMGDGSVALILDVAELQKMNNSILIKKKQQVSQPVVH comes from the coding sequence ATGGATATTACCGAGTTTTATCAAACATTTTTCGATGAGGCTGATGAGTTGCTCAGGGATATGGAACAACATTTACTTGAGCTTGATCCTTTTGACCCGGATAGCGAGCAGCTAAATGCCATCTTCCGCAGTGCCCACTCAATCAAAGGAGGGGCTGCAACCTTTGGTTTCACTCAGTTGCAGAATACAACTCATACATTGGAAAACCTTTTAGATAAGGCGCGTCATGATGAGTTAACCCTCACGCCTGACATAATTGATGTTTTTCTTGATGCTAAGGATGTCATGGCATCACAGTTAGATGCCTATAAAAATGACTCTTTACCGGATGAAGATGCCTTTAAGCGTATTTGTGAGGTACTTAGCCGGGTTGAAAATAGAGCAGAAGAGGTCGCTGAGACAGCTACTGCGATAGCTGAAACTAAAGTTGAAGATGCGGTTGTTGAAGACACACCCGCGGAGCAAGGTGAATATTCACACTACTTTATGATCTCGTTAAATCAGCTTAAAGAAAATGAAGTTGATTTATTGGCGGATGAGCTCAGTTTATTTGGGCATTTATATCATACTGAAAAAACAGCAAATAGTTTACAAGCATGGGTAGGAACTAATACGGATATTGATGATATTAGTGGGGTGCTATGTTTTGTGGTGGATGAATCGCAAATTAGCCATGAAGTAATTTCTTTTGCCGATTGCCTCGCTTTTTCAAAGGAAGAAACGTTATTAAATGACGATAAAGTTGCAGTAAATGAATCCACAGAGCCTCAAGTAGATACTCCGCAAAGCTCGGCAAAACCTGCTGCACCCACCACGGCTAAAAAAACGGCAATCGCTAAACCGAAAGGGGATTCGAGCAGCATTCGTGTGGCTGTAGAGAAAGTTGACCAGCTGATTAACTTAGTGGGTGAGCTGGTGATTATTCAATCAATGTTGACCCAACATAGTCAACATGTCGATCAGAACGAATACAGTGATTTGTTAAGCTCAATCGTACAGTTAGAGCGTAATTCCCGCGCTTTGCAAGAATCCGTCATGTCAATTCGTATGATGCCAATGGACTACGTATTTAGCCGTTTCCCGCGCATGGTACGCGATATCGCTTCCAAATTAGGTAAAAAAATTGAACTGAAAGTAGAAGGAAGTTCGACTGAACTCGATAAAAGCTTGATTGAGCGCATTGTTGATCCCCTAAATCACCTTGTTCGTAATAGCCTCGACCATGGGATTGAAAAGCCAGAAGTTCGTGTGGCAAATGGTAAGCCGGAAGCCGGAACACTGACCTTAGCGGCAGCACATCAAAGTGGCAACATTTGTATTGAAGTGCGTGATGACGGCGCAGGGCTAAATCGTGAACGTATTTTGGCAAAAGCGAAGTCACAAGGCATGAATGTGCATGATGGGATGAGCAATGATGAAGTTGCGATGCTGATTATGGCACCGGGTTTTTCAACAGCAGAGGTGGTGACGGACGTTTCGGGACGCGGTGTTGGAATGGATGTGGTTAAACGAAATATCCAAGACATGGGCGGTCGTATTCAAATCGGTTTTACCGAAGGTAAAGGTACCATTATCCGCATTTTATTACCGCTCACTTTAGCCATTTTGGATGGTATGTCTGTGAAAGTAGCGGAAGATGTTTTTATCGTTCCATTGAGTGCCATTATCAGTACCTTGCAGCCTCGGCAAGAGGATATTTATCGCTTAGCGGGAGAAGAAAAAATGCTGCTTGTGCGAGGGGAATATTTGCCACTTGTTGAATTACACCAAGTATTTTCCATCGAAGAAGCCGAGCGAAATTTAGATAACAGTATTGTGCTGATTATTCAAAATGCAGGCCACCGTTTTGCGTTGTTAGTTGACAAGCTCGTCGGGCAACAGCAAGTGGTGGTGAAAAACATTGAAAGTAATTATCGCAAAATCCCTGGTATTTCCGCAGCAACGATTATGGGCGATGGCTCTGTTGCATTGATTTTAGATGTGGCTGAGCTGCAAAAAATGAATAACAGCATTTTGATTAAAAAGAAACAGCAGGTTTCTCAACCTGTCGTGCACTAA